A section of the Subtercola frigoramans genome encodes:
- a CDS encoding low temperature requirement protein A has product MLAQEVLAISTTSAATHPGRRVHWLELFFDLVMAAYIGQIAHTMHGDPSWLDAVAFVAFLAAAWWAWVNATVTMNLFGVRITPSIWLSVTIAMIAIGVMAAAVPDALGERAAAFAVGNAVIRLIWAVPWFANRRKIGVPWWRPVLYSVVPASLWLASIWVAPPWQYALWALAVAIEIVLLSFLSGQQAWLQSALDVDHLAERVGLLVVIVFGESILSIIAELDTHWTALSGLAAVLGFAAVAMLAWIYFGYATSAVERGLRQLQLRGSIGGLRDTVMYLPFLLIAGVTLFASALGTAVAEAGHQLPAGAAVCLSAGISLFFVASTAESLRYGAPRSDVILWGPAGILLPWVLPLLSAEVHAEAVVAACGGIIAIMLALTAVNSRRVQSRRSAQTQT; this is encoded by the coding sequence GGAGGTTCTCGCCATCTCGACCACATCGGCGGCAACACACCCGGGTCGACGGGTGCACTGGCTCGAACTCTTCTTCGACCTGGTCATGGCTGCCTACATCGGCCAGATCGCCCACACCATGCACGGGGACCCCTCCTGGCTTGACGCCGTCGCATTCGTCGCATTCCTGGCCGCGGCCTGGTGGGCGTGGGTGAACGCCACCGTCACCATGAACCTGTTCGGAGTGCGCATCACGCCGTCGATCTGGTTGTCGGTGACGATCGCAATGATCGCAATCGGTGTGATGGCTGCTGCGGTTCCGGACGCGCTCGGGGAACGGGCAGCCGCGTTCGCGGTTGGTAATGCCGTGATCCGTTTGATCTGGGCCGTGCCGTGGTTCGCGAATCGACGAAAGATCGGTGTGCCCTGGTGGCGACCGGTGCTCTACAGCGTTGTTCCGGCGTCATTGTGGTTGGCTTCGATCTGGGTCGCGCCACCGTGGCAGTACGCACTATGGGCACTGGCCGTGGCGATCGAGATTGTGCTGCTCAGCTTTCTCAGTGGCCAGCAGGCGTGGCTGCAATCGGCCCTCGATGTCGATCACCTCGCAGAACGGGTGGGCCTGCTCGTCGTGATCGTCTTCGGCGAATCGATCCTGAGCATCATCGCCGAACTGGACACGCATTGGACTGCGCTGTCGGGCCTGGCCGCCGTGCTCGGTTTTGCAGCCGTCGCGATGCTGGCCTGGATCTACTTCGGCTACGCGACCTCCGCCGTCGAGCGCGGTCTGCGACAACTGCAATTGCGCGGGAGCATCGGAGGACTTCGCGACACGGTGATGTATCTGCCGTTCCTGCTCATCGCCGGCGTCACGCTTTTCGCATCCGCTCTCGGCACAGCGGTTGCCGAGGCCGGGCACCAACTACCAGCAGGAGCCGCGGTCTGCCTCAGCGCCGGCATCAGTCTGTTCTTCGTGGCCAGCACAGCCGAGTCACTCCGTTACGGCGCCCCACGCAGCGACGTCATTCTCTGGGGGCCCGCGGGCATCCTGCTGCCCTGGGTGCTGCCATTACTCTCGGCAGAGGTTCATGCTGAGGCGGTGGTCGCAGCGTGTGGCGGCATCATCGCCATCATGCTCGCGCTCACTGCCGTCAACTCTCGTCGCGTGCAATCGCGGCGATCGGCGCAGACCCAGACGTGA
- the bcp gene encoding thioredoxin-dependent thiol peroxidase — translation MTDTSERLVAGVQAPDFTLPDENGSPVSLADFRGSNVVVYFYPAAGTPGCTTQACDFRDNINSLKSAGYQVLGVSKDEPAALAKFTAEQGLNFPLLSDVDLEVHRAYAAYGEKSLYGKTVTGVLRSTFVLDESGVVTLALYNVKATGHVASLRKKLGIDS, via the coding sequence GTGACAGACACCTCCGAACGCCTGGTTGCCGGCGTTCAGGCTCCCGATTTCACCCTGCCGGACGAGAACGGCTCACCTGTCTCTCTCGCCGATTTCCGCGGATCCAACGTCGTCGTGTACTTCTACCCTGCAGCGGGAACACCGGGCTGCACCACACAGGCCTGTGACTTTCGCGACAACATCAACTCACTGAAGAGCGCGGGCTACCAGGTGCTCGGCGTGTCGAAAGACGAACCAGCCGCTCTCGCGAAGTTCACCGCGGAGCAGGGACTGAACTTCCCGTTGCTCTCCGACGTGGACCTCGAGGTTCACCGCGCCTACGCCGCCTACGGCGAGAAGTCGCTGTACGGGAAGACGGTCACCGGAGTCCTGCGCTCGACGTTCGTTCTCGACGAGTCCGGCGTCGTGACCCTGGCCCTCTATAACGTGAAGGCCACCGGGCACGTGGCATCGCTCCGCAAGAAGCTCGGCATCGACTCGTAG
- a CDS encoding WhiB family transcriptional regulator, whose translation MDWRDKAACLTADPELFFPVGNTGPAVDQIDKAKSVCARCSVTEICLQYALETGQDSGVWGGLSEDERRALKRRAARARRAS comes from the coding sequence ATGGACTGGCGCGACAAAGCCGCCTGCTTGACAGCAGACCCTGAGCTCTTCTTTCCCGTCGGCAACACCGGCCCTGCCGTCGACCAGATCGACAAGGCAAAATCTGTGTGCGCCCGATGCTCGGTCACCGAGATCTGCCTGCAGTACGCGCTCGAGACCGGCCAGGATTCCGGCGTCTGGGGCGGCCTCAGCGAAGACGAGCGCCGCGCACTCAAGCGCCGCGCTGCCCGGGCCCGCCGCGCCTCCTAG